The Cryptomeria japonica chromosome 2, Sugi_1.0, whole genome shotgun sequence region ACAATTCCGAGCCATTGAATGCGTCATTACTGCAATAAATTACAGATCTTCCAGCTCATTAAGGCATAAACATATTAATTGTTAGCTTCAAGTGAAAGCAAGTGACAGAACAATGGCAGAAAGTTCAGCAGAGGGATCGAAACCCCAATCGGCGGAGCTTCTCGACTCGTCAGAGATGAAGCCCGGGAAACACCTGCAGATGAAGCCTGCCGCAGCAATTCTGCTCCAAAATGGCGGCTTCTTCGATTTTGTGAAAAATGCCTCTCAAGAAGTGGTTGTGCGCTTCTTCAGGCAGGCCATAAAGCAAATCGAGGAAAGCAGACATATAAATGACTATCACTTTAAACTCAAACCCTCAAAACCCTCGGGGTTTCTCATCGATGTCTTCTACGGCGAGAGCCGCGAAGGGCCGGAAATCGTAGAGCCAGGGTCGTGCATTTCGTGCAATGATTCGGCGCCCCTGTTTCCTAGCCAGGCCGATTCTGTGTGCGCGGGTGAGTGCGTCCTCAGGGAGTTCAGTGACCAGCCCTTTGTTCAATGTTCGCTGGATGCAAAGGCCAGGCCTGGCTTCATCGTTACCCCTGTTCGCCATGTCCAAAAATTGGGGGATTTGGACGACCAGGAGCTCTTTGCTCTGTGGAGCGTGGGCGTCCGCGCTTTGAAAAGTGAGGGTTTGAATTTCACCAGCATGATTGTTAACCATGGCAGTTACAGGAATCTGCCGCACCTGCACCTCAAGATTTGGGTGGACGAGCGGGAATTTGGGAGGGCCGTTGTCAGGTGGAGTGCTGAGAAGAAGAAGCTGTTGTCGATTCTCCAGCGGCTCGCCTCTGCCCTGCCGAAGAAGCGTGCAATGTGCGCTGTTGTTCAGAAAGGAAGGAAGTGCAGGTTTGGGGAGCGTTGCAGGTTTAGTCATTAATGGCAGCTCTTTTGCTTACtggtttttttaaattttgtttcgCACAGTGTATCTATCTTTCTGGTTTAAATTTTGTTTCGCAGTGCATTTatctttcttttttaaattttgtttcgCACAGTGTATCAATCTTTCTGGTTTAAATTTTGTTTCAATACAATTTAGGCGCTGGCCACAATGTTTTGGAAGTGGTGTAATTTGGTTGGAGTAAATGGTAGTTTTTCTTTACCATCTGGGGTTTTGGATGTTCCAGGTAAAGAATAATTTGTGGGCTGTTAATTTACTTTGTTGCCATGAATTTGTTTTTAGAAAAACCTAATTTTTTTACAGCGTGCCATTAATTTGGTTGAGTAAAAAGTTTAATATAAAGTGGGTGCTGGGGAATGAATATATGCACACCATAGGATTTTTCAGTTTTGTTTTGTGTattttttttcaggattttttcttttttgggggggaattAGAAGTGCAGGTGAGCTCTTTCATAATTTCTCATTGTCCGTAGATTGGGTTATGGATAAACTGTAGGATGTggttaatcttaaaaaaaaataaaaattgtcttCTGGAGGAAAATCAAAATCTGCAAAATGCAATGAATTTTACATGATTTTCACCATCCCAGTCATCATAATCTGCTTCCATAATGCTGTTAAAACCCAAAAAAATCAGACAAAAAACTGTTATATTTTGTGGATTTGAATTTTTGCAGGTGTGTCATTTTGTGTGGAGGATAGCCAAAACTTAAAGAGTACTCACCATCTTAATATTATCATGGGTTTCATAGATTTAAACTTAGCATAAATGTTTAGTATGTTGGTTTTCATTTAACTATTTTGaaatgttttttaatgtttttttttcttcttttcaatctaGATATTTAAATTGTCTTTCTAATTATTTACACAATATTTCTTGTCTTTGTAATTGTTTACACAATATTATGCCCTATTTAACTATTTTGaaatgttttttaatgtttttttttcttcttttcaatctaGATATTTAAATTGTCTTTCTAATTATTTACACAATATTTCTTGTCTTTGTAATTGTTTACACAATATTATGCCCTTTTATTTCTTTTTGGTCTCATCTTGACTAGATTGTTTCTAATGTGATGAATTTGCAAAGGATAAATTATatgtaaataaatgattaattagaTATATAAGTAACAactgaaaattaaattaaatgtggaattaaaataaattaaatacattatctAAATTAGATATTTGAGATGGGAAAATGTTAAAGGTGTTGGGGATCAATTTGTCACTATGTTAGAATTTTAGGGTCTCATTAGATGATTGTCCTACAATTTGCTAATTGAGTGTGCTTTATTGTGGTTTACATCTATGTCTATGGAAGTGAAGTGGAACACAGACCTAAAACTATAAACTTAGGAATTAGTTTGCCTTAATCTTTTGATATTTGAACCATAGTAAGGAATTAGTGGATCTTACAAAAACCTTTGGAGAACCTATTGAAATGCAAGATTTATGTTCTCCTCTCTTAGACCTTTAGATGGATTGATTCGATGATAATGAACTACAATCAACAAGAACCAAGTATAGAATGAGCCTAGAGTGAAGTATTTTGATGTgcattttaataatatattatatttccCAATTATGTTGTTATGATAATGTGCAAGTAGATTATGGTTTGCAATACGATTTCAATTGAATGAATGCTTTTTCAATACACCATAGCACACAAATCAACACAATCATGTGCTAGGCTTGCTCACAATGGCTAGTGAAAAGGTTGGCAAATTCAATGATAATGAATTACAATCAACAAGAAAGAAGTATAGAATGAGCCTAGAGTGAAGTATTTTGATGTGCATTCTAATGATACATTATATTCCccaatgatgttgttatgataatGTGCAAGTAGATTAGGGTTTGCAAATCGATTTCAATTGAATGAATGTTTTTTAAATACAACATAGCACATAAATCAACACAGACATGTGCTAGGCTTGCTCACAGTGGCTAGTGAAAATATTGGCAAATTCAATGATCATGAACTACAATCGACAAGAAACAAGTATAGAATGAGCCTAGAATGAAGTATTTTGATGTGCATTCTAATAATACATTATATTCCccaatgatgttgttatgataatGTGCAAGCAAATTAGGGTTTGCAATATGATTTCAATTGAATGAATGTTTTTTAAATACAACATAGCACATAAATCAACACAATCATGTGCTAGGTTTGCTCACAATGGCTAGTGAAAAGATTGGCAaggtttgaattttaaattttaattttaaaagtttcaaagattaaatctatAAATGCAAAAATGGCTTGGGTCAATTGTGAATTTACAAATTGTCTAGGGTGGCAAATGAGAAATTGGAGATTGGGATCAACTTTTAAGGATGGGTGATGATAGGATTTAGGATGATGCAATGACTTGAATTCATGCAAGAATATGCCACTTGTAAGCTCATTATTGCATAAAGGATATTCTAATTAAATTGGACCCAAAACAAAGATAAAAGCATGAGTATGCAATTTTTACCATTACATTTTACACCACTTTGAAATCTTTTAAGTGGATGCATGTTAAAGTAAAACAACCAGTCAGACATTGAAATTAAGTATTTTACACACTTAAGGATTATTGATATGTATGAAGGATGCATATACGGTTGACAAATTTTTAATTCTCCTTGTAATGAATGTTCCATTGAAAAACTTACAAAATAGAAAATGCATGCAACAAGTAGCAACTTTGACACATTTATAATAGGCACTAATTATAACTTGCTTGAaaacatttttttgaaaaaacaaaagtAAAATGGATAGGGGTAAGAGATGTTGTCTTTGCATAAAGTGGTTAAGCTTTGGTTGAGTAGAAGAATGGTTGGGCTTTAACTAAGCAAATGATTTTGACTTAACAAATAGATGGCTAAAATGATTCCTCCAACCTAGGAATGATTATGAGTATGTCATGGTTGCAAATAAGTCACAAAATGAACATTATGCTTACAAAATAATGATTATGAGCATGTCATTTCTACACATAATTCTCAAAATGAACATTATGCATATAAAGGTTGCAAGGAATTGGTAGAAAGgaaaaaattataatcatggtaaaAGATAACATGTATAAACATATAGGACATTTAATCTTAAAAGTGCATAAAGCAAGGGAAAGACAAGATGTCCTCCAATGTTGCCCCCAGTGAAGGCAAATAATGATAGCCATAAGTGTTAGATACTTGAACACATAAACATAAATAAGAAATAAAAGATATGAGTGAGACAAGGATAATTACATGTGATCTTAGAGGATATAGGAATGATAATGACCGTAACCAAGTAATCACATGATATAAGCATGATAAGTATCATACCCATATAAGACATGCAAGCATAAGAGGGACATGTAAACATAAACATGATAGAAAATGAGAATGATTAAAATTGTGGTAATGAAAAAACAAGCATGGTGAAAATGGCATATAGATAGCATGAGAGATTGATATCATAGTCATGGAACAtggaaacaaaataaaataaaataggaggAACCAATTAACATATAGGCGCTAAACAATATTTTTTTCGAAAATGTTCCCGCCTGTTGCTCCCGCCTGCTCACTTGCATATTCTCTCCTCGACGGTAACTCAGATATGGTCGTCGTCGTTGCACCTGGTCTTGCAGGATTCTCCTGGGCGTCGGTGGCTACTGAGGGCCCTCGCCTTGACTCTGCTCGGGCGTTGTGGGATCCATCTAATGCCTCAAATTTATGCAGAGGGGGAGGCAGGGGATTTATCCCTATCTTTTGTGTCGCCTCTGTTAATGTGAATAAGGATACCAATCGGGAAATAGAGAACAATGTGAAGGTTTTTATGGAGCATAGTGTTATCTGTAGATTCAGGGGTATTTGGCCTAGCCTCTCGGAGCTGCATAAATGGATCTCTCAACACTGGGATCTTCTCATTTTTGGTACAATTCACATATACCCTATGGCTAAAGGTTTCTTTGTTACTAAATTTGAGAATGGTAAGGATAGAAGAAATTTTTTGTGTGAAAActttttctatgagaaagataatatGCCGCTTTTGGTCAAGCCTTGGCACTCTAATTTTAACCCCCTTTCCGAGAAGTTCAGCAAAATTCTAGTTTGGGTTCGGCTTTCTTACCTTCCTCTCCATTTATGAGTtgattctctctttgaggaaatAGGCGATGCTATTGGGAAtttcattatggtggataatgaATCCTTTGAGTTTTATCATACTACTTTTGCTTGCATTCTGGGGGAGCTAGATGTGTATAAGGGACTACCAACTGAGATTGTCATTAATTCCTCTTGTGGTAGTtgggtccaaactttggattgcgAAGGTATTCCTTTCAGGTTTCGTAGATGCTTTAAAACCGGCCATGCGGTTGGGAATtgtgggcttgagaagaaaaatCCAATGGCTTCATGGTGATTAGGGGCCTCATACTAGCATTACTTGATCGTAAATAAATCTTTGGACTCTTCTAAAGAGATGAAAGATGCTGGAGTTTCTACTATAGCTGGTTCAGATTCTTTAATGGCGAAGAAAGATTTTTCGGATGCCACAAAGGATGTTTCTGTGATTAAAGATGTTGTGATACATGATGTTGTTGTCTCTTCTGctgaaaatggtttgttgtctcttACCCTGCTGGATGCTCCATCGTGTGTTGATACAACTATTGCCCCATCTGTTGGATGTGGT contains the following coding sequences:
- the LOC131052354 gene encoding uncharacterized protein LOC131052354, producing the protein MAESSAEGSKPQSAELLDSSEMKPGKHLQMKPAAAILLQNGGFFDFVKNASQEVVVRFFRQAIKQIEESRHINDYHFKLKPSKPSGFLIDVFYGESREGPEIVEPGSCISCNDSAPLFPSQADSVCAGECVLREFSDQPFVQCSLDAKARPGFIVTPVRHVQKLGDLDDQELFALWSVGVRALKSEGLNFTSMIVNHGSYRNLPHLHLKIWVDEREFGRAVVRWSAEKKKLLSILQRLASALPKKRAMCAVVQKGRKCRFGERCRFSH